One window of Zalophus californianus isolate mZalCal1 chromosome 3, mZalCal1.pri.v2, whole genome shotgun sequence genomic DNA carries:
- the MSTN gene encoding growth/differentiation factor 8, whose protein sequence is MQKLQIYVYIYLFMLIVAGPVDLNENSEQKENVEKEGLCNACTWRQNTKSSRIEAIKIQILSKLRLETAPNISKDAIRQLLPKAPPLRELIDQYDVQRDDSSDGSLEDDDYHATTETIITMPTESDLLTQVEGKPKCCFFKFSSKIQYNKVVKAQLWIYLRPVKTPTTVFVQILRLIKPMKDGTRYTGIRSLKLDMNPGTGIWQSIDVKTVLQNWLKQPESNLGIEIKALDENGHDLAVTFPGPGEDGLNPFLEVKVTDTPKRSRRDFGLDCDEHSTESRCCRYPLTVDFEAFGWDWIIAPKRYKANYCSGECEFVFLQKYPHTHLVHQANPRGSAGPCCTPTKMSPINMLYFNGKEQIIYGKIPAMVVDRCGCS, encoded by the exons atGCAGAAACTGCAAATCTATGTTTATATTTACCTGTTTATGCTGATTGTTGCTGGTCCAGTGGATCTAAATGAGAACagtgagcaaaaagaaaatgtggaaaaagagGGGCTGTGTAATGCATGTACTTGGAGACAAAACACTAAATCTTCGAGAATAGAAGCCATAAAAATTCAAATCCTCAGTAAACTTCGTCTGGAAACAGCTCCTAACATCAGCAAAGATGCTATAAGACAACTTTTGCCCAAAGCTCCTCCACTCCGGGAACTGATTGATCAGTACGATGTCCAGAGAGATGACAGCAGTGACGGCTCTTTGGAAGATGATGATTACCACGCCACGACCGAAACGATCATTACCATGCCCACCGAGT CTGATCTTCTCACGCAAGTGGAAGGAAAACCCAAATGTTGCTTCTTTAAATTTAGCTctaaaatacaatataataaagTAGTAAAGGCCCAACTGTGGATATATCTGAGACCCGTCAAGACTCCTACAACAGTGTTTGTGCAAATCCTGAGACTCATCAAACCCATGAAAGACGGTACAAGGTATACTGGAATCCGATCTCTGAAACTTGACATGAACCCAGGCACTGGTATTTGGCAGAGCATTGATGTGAAGACAGTGTTGCAAAATTGGCTCAAACAGCCTGAATCCAACTTAGGCATTGAAATCAAAGCTTTAGATGAGAATGGTCATGATCTTGCTGTAACCTTCCCAGGACCAGGAGAAGATGGGCTG AATCCATTTTTAGAAGTCAAGGTGACAGACACACCAAAAAGATCCAGAAGAGATTTTGGGCTTGATTGTGATGAGCACTCAACAGAATCTCGGTGCTGTCGTTACCCTCTAACTGTGGACTTTGAAGCTTTTGGATGGGATTGGATTATTGCACCCAAAAGATATAAGGCCAATTACTGCTCTGGAGAGTGTGAATTTGTGTTTTTACAGAAGTATCCTCATACTCATCTTGTACACCAAGCAAACCCCAGAGGTTCAGCAGGCCCCTGCTGTACTCCCACAAAGATGTCTCCaattaatatgttatattttaatggcaaagaacaaataatatatgGGAAAATTCCAGCCATGGTAGTAGATCGCTGTGGGTGCTCATGA